A window of the Marinifilum sp. JC120 genome harbors these coding sequences:
- a CDS encoding amino acid ABC transporter ATP-binding protein, translating to METILELKKVVKRFGELTAVNNIDLKIKRREKVVIVGPSGSGKSTLLRTMNFLETIDSGEIQFEGKPCGYIYKDGNPVLDSQKNLCALRSEIGMVFQQFNLFPHMTALQNVMEGQVTVLGKSKDEAREVALQMLEKVGLSDRATVYPVTLSGGQKQRVAIARALAMKPKMMLFDEPTSALDPELVGEVFDTIRSLADDGMTMVIVTHNMGFAREVADTVIFMETGDFIAKGTPKEFFSAETRHPRIKEFMDKLL from the coding sequence ATGGAAACAATTTTAGAACTTAAAAAAGTCGTCAAGCGGTTCGGTGAGCTTACTGCGGTCAATAATATTGATCTCAAAATTAAGCGTAGAGAGAAAGTGGTTATCGTCGGCCCCAGTGGGTCCGGTAAATCCACTCTGCTACGGACCATGAACTTCCTCGAAACCATTGATTCCGGGGAAATTCAGTTCGAAGGCAAGCCCTGCGGGTACATCTATAAAGATGGCAATCCGGTGCTTGACTCCCAGAAGAATCTCTGCGCCCTGCGTTCCGAGATAGGCATGGTCTTTCAGCAGTTCAACCTTTTTCCGCACATGACAGCTCTTCAGAACGTTATGGAAGGGCAGGTTACCGTGCTTGGCAAGTCCAAGGATGAAGCCCGTGAGGTTGCACTCCAGATGCTGGAGAAAGTAGGCCTCTCTGATCGTGCTACCGTTTATCCGGTAACCCTTTCCGGCGGGCAGAAGCAGCGCGTGGCTATTGCCCGTGCTCTGGCTATGAAGCCTAAGATGATGCTTTTTGACGAGCCTACTTCCGCGCTGGATCCGGAACTGGTCGGCGAGGTTTTCGATACCATCCGCTCGCTGGCTGATGACGGCATGACCATGGTTATTGTTACCCATAATATGGGTTTCGCCCGTGAGGTTGCCGATACCGTAATCTTCATGGAGACCGGGGACTTCATAGCCAAAGGTACTCCCAAAGAGTTCTTTTCTGCTGAGACAAGGCATCCCCGAATCAAGGAATTCATGGATAAGTTGTTGTAA